The Ictalurus furcatus strain D&B chromosome 5, Billie_1.0, whole genome shotgun sequence genome includes a region encoding these proteins:
- the slc44a5b gene encoding choline transporter-like protein 5-B isoform X7 codes for MGRKTPLSPSYCGEPHKFDPKFRGPVRNRRCTDTLCCVFFVIIILSYIALGTVAWMHGDPRKVIYPTDSYGQFCGQQDTANENKAVLFYFNILQCANPAVLINLQCPTTQLCVSGCPDRFITYVDVQYSYSRNRSQWDYYRQFCRPGFNTPTKSVVQVIRDEDCPSMLVPSRPFLQRCFPDFITRNGTLTVANKTIFKDGLGKSRSVSELRDAAKRESSALSGRFRNFKSFLQTRGISGLLDAKEIGVKIFEDFARTWFWILIGLVITMVISLLFILLLRLMAGVLLWSVIFCLIGAVGYGIWHCYWEYRTLKGKPDADVSITDLGFQTDFRIYLQLSQTWLIFMIVLAVMEAVIILVLIFLGRRVCIAIALLKEGSRAISYVTSTLFYPIITFLLLAVCIAYWATTAVFLASSGEAVYKVISAQPDCKYSNMTCDPQTFSQGNVSSVCRGSQCVFAFYGGESVYHRYMAVLQLCNVFVLLWLVNFVLALGQCTLSGAFTSYYWTLNKPADIPACPVSASFRRTLRFHTGSLAFGSLILSTVQFFRIVLEYLDHKLKGVHNALARFLLCCLKCCFWCLEHVIRFMNRNAYIMIAIFGRNFCASARDAFFLLMRNVMRRPRVLLLHSSNSSVSGKSAITELLLGPPADGGVWIVSSGPWLL; via the exons GTGAACCTCACAAGTTTGATCCGAAGTTCAGAGGACCTGTTCGCAACAg GCGCTGTACAGACACGCTCTGCTGTGTCTTCtttgtcatcatcatcctcagctACATTGCTCTGGGAACAGTTG catggaTGCATGGTGACCCTCGGAAAGTGATTTACCCCACAGACAGTTATGGCCAGTTCTGTGGCCAACAGGATACCGCTaatga AAATAAAGCCGTACTGTTTTACTTCAACATTTTACAGTGTGCTAATCCAGCAGTGCTCATCAACCTGCAGTGTCCTACAACACAG ttgtgtgtgtcagggtgtcCGGACAGGTTTATTACATATGTGGATGTACAGTATAGTTACAGCAGGAACCGGAGTCAGTGGGATTATTACAGACAGTTCTGCAGACCTGGATTCAACACGCCCACTAAG TCTGTTGTTCAGGTGATCAGAGATGAAGATTGTCCCTCGATGCTCGTTCCCAGCAGACCTT tcctGCAGAGGTGTTTCCCTGATTTCATCACCAGAAATGGCACTTTAACCGTCGCCAACAAAACCATCTTTAAAGATGGACTGGGTAAAAGCAGGAGTGTTTCTGAGCTGAGAGACGCCGCCAA GCGAGAGTCGTCAGCTTTGTCAGG CAGATTCAGAAATTTCAAAAGTTTCCTTCAAACTCG CGGTATTTCCGGTCTGCTGGATGCTAAAGAGATCGGAGTGAAGATCTTTGAGGACTTCGCCAGAACCTGGTTCTGGATTCTAAT agGTCTGGTCATTACCATGGTGATCAGTCTGCTGTTTATTCTCCTCCTGAGACTGATGGCTGGAGTCTTACTGTGGAgtgtgatattttgtttaattggtgCAGTGGGAtatg GGATCTGGCACTGTTACTGGGAGTACAGGACTCTGAAAGGGAAACCTGATGCTGATGTGTCCATcactgatcttggctttcagacAGATTTCAGGATTTATCTGCAGCTGAGCCAGACCTGGCTGATCTTCA TGATTGTGCTGGCAGTGATGGAGGCTGTGATCATTTTGGTGTTGATCTTTTTGGGGAGGAGAGTGTGTATCGCCATCGCTTTGCTCAAAGAGGGAAGCAG GGCGATCAGTTACGTAACATCGACGTTATTTTATCCGATTATCACCTTCCTCTTGCTCGCAGTCTGTATTGCTTACTGGGCCACGACAGCTGT TTTTCTGGCCTCGTCTGGTGAAGCTGTGTATAAAGTGATTTCAGCACAACCAGACTGTAAATACAGCAATATGACCTGTGACCCTCag ACGTTCAGTCAGGGGAATGTGAGCAGTGTGTGTAGGGgttctcagtgtgtgtttgcgttttatggcggtgagagtgtgtatcATCGCTACATGGCGGTTCTGCAGCTGTGTAACGTGTTCGTGTTGCTGTGGTTGGTGAACTTCGTGCTGGCGTTGGGGCAGTGCACGCTCTCTGGCGCTTTCACCTCCTACTACTGGACCTTGAACAAACCTGCTGATATCCCAGCATGCCCTGTATCTGCCTCCTTCAGACGCACACTCAG GTTCCATACAGGTTCTCTGGCCTTCGGTTCTTTGATCCTGTCCACAGTTCAGTTCTTCCGCATCGTTCTGGAATACCTGGATCACAAATTGAAAG gtgttcATAATGCTCTTGCACGTTTCCTGCTCTGTTGCCTGAAATGCTGCTTTTGGTGTCTTGAGCACGTCATCAGGTTCATGAACAGAAACGCTTACATCATG attgcGATATTTGGGAGGAATTTCTGTGCCTCAGCGAGAGACGCCTTTTTCCTGCTGATGAGGAATGTGATGAG GCGTCCtcgcgttcttcttcttcactcgTCAAATTCCAGTGTTTCAGGAAAAAGTGCCATCACTGAACTATTACTGGGTCCCCCTGCTG ACGGTGGTGTTTGGATCGTATCTAGTGGCCCATGGCTTCTTTAG
- the slc44a5b gene encoding choline transporter-like protein 5-B isoform X3: MGRKTPLSPSYCGEPHKFDPKFRGPVRNRRCTDTLCCVFFVIIILSYIALGTVAWMHGDPRKVIYPTDSYGQFCGQQDTANENKAVLFYFNILQCANPAVLINLQCPTTQLCVSGCPDRFITYVDVQYSYSRNRSQWDYYRQFCRPGFNTPTKSVVQVIRDEDCPSMLVPSRPFLQRCFPDFITRNGTLTVANKTIFKDGLGKSRSVSELRDAANRFRNFKSFLQTRGISGLLDAKEIGVKIFEDFARTWFWILIGLVITMVISLLFILLLRLMAGVLLWSVIFCLIGAVGYGIWHCYWEYRTLKGKPDADVSITDLGFQTDFRIYLQLSQTWLIFMIVLAVMEAVIILVLIFLGRRVCIAIALLKEGSRAISYVTSTLFYPIITFLLLAVCIAYWATTAVFLASSGEAVYKVISAQPDCKYSNMTCDPQTFSQGNVSSVCRGSQCVFAFYGGESVYHRYMAVLQLCNVFVLLWLVNFVLALGQCTLSGAFTSYYWTLNKPADIPACPVSASFRRTLRFHTGSLAFGSLILSTVQFFRIVLEYLDHKLKGVHNALARFLLCCLKCCFWCLEHVIRFMNRNAYIMIAIFGRNFCASARDAFFLLMRNVMRVAVLDKVTDFLLFLGKILISGSVGVLAFFFFTRQIPVFQEKVPSLNYYWVPLLTVVFGSYLVAHGFFSVYAMCVDTLFLCFLVDLEKNDGSASRPYYMSSSLRSILNNKNHRRTEERKRGGALRRK; the protein is encoded by the exons GTGAACCTCACAAGTTTGATCCGAAGTTCAGAGGACCTGTTCGCAACAg GCGCTGTACAGACACGCTCTGCTGTGTCTTCtttgtcatcatcatcctcagctACATTGCTCTGGGAACAGTTG catggaTGCATGGTGACCCTCGGAAAGTGATTTACCCCACAGACAGTTATGGCCAGTTCTGTGGCCAACAGGATACCGCTaatga AAATAAAGCCGTACTGTTTTACTTCAACATTTTACAGTGTGCTAATCCAGCAGTGCTCATCAACCTGCAGTGTCCTACAACACAG ttgtgtgtgtcagggtgtcCGGACAGGTTTATTACATATGTGGATGTACAGTATAGTTACAGCAGGAACCGGAGTCAGTGGGATTATTACAGACAGTTCTGCAGACCTGGATTCAACACGCCCACTAAG TCTGTTGTTCAGGTGATCAGAGATGAAGATTGTCCCTCGATGCTCGTTCCCAGCAGACCTT tcctGCAGAGGTGTTTCCCTGATTTCATCACCAGAAATGGCACTTTAACCGTCGCCAACAAAACCATCTTTAAAGATGGACTGGGTAAAAGCAGGAGTGTTTCTGAGCTGAGAGACGCCGCCAA CAGATTCAGAAATTTCAAAAGTTTCCTTCAAACTCG CGGTATTTCCGGTCTGCTGGATGCTAAAGAGATCGGAGTGAAGATCTTTGAGGACTTCGCCAGAACCTGGTTCTGGATTCTAAT agGTCTGGTCATTACCATGGTGATCAGTCTGCTGTTTATTCTCCTCCTGAGACTGATGGCTGGAGTCTTACTGTGGAgtgtgatattttgtttaattggtgCAGTGGGAtatg GGATCTGGCACTGTTACTGGGAGTACAGGACTCTGAAAGGGAAACCTGATGCTGATGTGTCCATcactgatcttggctttcagacAGATTTCAGGATTTATCTGCAGCTGAGCCAGACCTGGCTGATCTTCA TGATTGTGCTGGCAGTGATGGAGGCTGTGATCATTTTGGTGTTGATCTTTTTGGGGAGGAGAGTGTGTATCGCCATCGCTTTGCTCAAAGAGGGAAGCAG GGCGATCAGTTACGTAACATCGACGTTATTTTATCCGATTATCACCTTCCTCTTGCTCGCAGTCTGTATTGCTTACTGGGCCACGACAGCTGT TTTTCTGGCCTCGTCTGGTGAAGCTGTGTATAAAGTGATTTCAGCACAACCAGACTGTAAATACAGCAATATGACCTGTGACCCTCag ACGTTCAGTCAGGGGAATGTGAGCAGTGTGTGTAGGGgttctcagtgtgtgtttgcgttttatggcggtgagagtgtgtatcATCGCTACATGGCGGTTCTGCAGCTGTGTAACGTGTTCGTGTTGCTGTGGTTGGTGAACTTCGTGCTGGCGTTGGGGCAGTGCACGCTCTCTGGCGCTTTCACCTCCTACTACTGGACCTTGAACAAACCTGCTGATATCCCAGCATGCCCTGTATCTGCCTCCTTCAGACGCACACTCAG GTTCCATACAGGTTCTCTGGCCTTCGGTTCTTTGATCCTGTCCACAGTTCAGTTCTTCCGCATCGTTCTGGAATACCTGGATCACAAATTGAAAG gtgttcATAATGCTCTTGCACGTTTCCTGCTCTGTTGCCTGAAATGCTGCTTTTGGTGTCTTGAGCACGTCATCAGGTTCATGAACAGAAACGCTTACATCATG attgcGATATTTGGGAGGAATTTCTGTGCCTCAGCGAGAGACGCCTTTTTCCTGCTGATGAGGAATGTGATGAG GGTGGCGGTGTTGGATAAAGTCACTGATTTCCTGCTGTTTCTGGGGAAAATCCTGATTTCAGGAAGTGtcg GCGTCCtcgcgttcttcttcttcactcgTCAAATTCCAGTGTTTCAGGAAAAAGTGCCATCACTGAACTATTACTGGGTCCCCCTGCTG ACGGTGGTGTTTGGATCGTATCTAGTGGCCCATGGCTTCTTTAGTGTCTACGCCATGTGTGTGGATACGCTGTTCCTCTGCTTCT tggtggatctggagaagAACGATGGCTCTGCATCTCGGCCGTACTACATGAGCAGCTCACTGAGGTCCATCCTGAACAACAAGAACCACCGGAGAACCGAGGAGAGGAAAAGGGGCGGAGCTCTGAGGAGGAAGTGA
- the slc44a5b gene encoding choline transporter-like protein 5-B isoform X5 codes for MGRKTPLSPSYCGEPHKFDPKFRGPVRNRRCTDTLCCVFFVIIILSYIALGTVAWMHGDPRKVIYPTDSYGQFCGQQDTANENKAVLFYFNILQCANPAVLINLQCPTTQLCVSGCPDRFITYVDVQYSYSRNRSQWDYYRQFCRPGFNTPTKSVVQVIRDEDCPSMLVPSRPFLQRCFPDFITRNGTLTVANKTIFKDGLGKSRSVSELRDAAKRESSALSGGISGLLDAKEIGVKIFEDFARTWFWILIGLVITMVISLLFILLLRLMAGVLLWSVIFCLIGAVGYGIWHCYWEYRTLKGKPDADVSITDLGFQTDFRIYLQLSQTWLIFMIVLAVMEAVIILVLIFLGRRVCIAIALLKEGSRAISYVTSTLFYPIITFLLLAVCIAYWATTAVFLASSGEAVYKVISAQPDCKYSNMTCDPQTFSQGNVSSVCRGSQCVFAFYGGESVYHRYMAVLQLCNVFVLLWLVNFVLALGQCTLSGAFTSYYWTLNKPADIPACPVSASFRRTLRFHTGSLAFGSLILSTVQFFRIVLEYLDHKLKGVHNALARFLLCCLKCCFWCLEHVIRFMNRNAYIMIAIFGRNFCASARDAFFLLMRNVMRVAVLDKVTDFLLFLGKILISGSVGVLAFFFFTRQIPVFQEKVPSLNYYWVPLLTVVFGSYLVAHGFFSVYAMCVDTLFLCFLVDLEKNDGSASRPYYMSSSLRSILNNKNHRRTEERKRGGALRRK; via the exons GTGAACCTCACAAGTTTGATCCGAAGTTCAGAGGACCTGTTCGCAACAg GCGCTGTACAGACACGCTCTGCTGTGTCTTCtttgtcatcatcatcctcagctACATTGCTCTGGGAACAGTTG catggaTGCATGGTGACCCTCGGAAAGTGATTTACCCCACAGACAGTTATGGCCAGTTCTGTGGCCAACAGGATACCGCTaatga AAATAAAGCCGTACTGTTTTACTTCAACATTTTACAGTGTGCTAATCCAGCAGTGCTCATCAACCTGCAGTGTCCTACAACACAG ttgtgtgtgtcagggtgtcCGGACAGGTTTATTACATATGTGGATGTACAGTATAGTTACAGCAGGAACCGGAGTCAGTGGGATTATTACAGACAGTTCTGCAGACCTGGATTCAACACGCCCACTAAG TCTGTTGTTCAGGTGATCAGAGATGAAGATTGTCCCTCGATGCTCGTTCCCAGCAGACCTT tcctGCAGAGGTGTTTCCCTGATTTCATCACCAGAAATGGCACTTTAACCGTCGCCAACAAAACCATCTTTAAAGATGGACTGGGTAAAAGCAGGAGTGTTTCTGAGCTGAGAGACGCCGCCAA GCGAGAGTCGTCAGCTTTGTCAGG CGGTATTTCCGGTCTGCTGGATGCTAAAGAGATCGGAGTGAAGATCTTTGAGGACTTCGCCAGAACCTGGTTCTGGATTCTAAT agGTCTGGTCATTACCATGGTGATCAGTCTGCTGTTTATTCTCCTCCTGAGACTGATGGCTGGAGTCTTACTGTGGAgtgtgatattttgtttaattggtgCAGTGGGAtatg GGATCTGGCACTGTTACTGGGAGTACAGGACTCTGAAAGGGAAACCTGATGCTGATGTGTCCATcactgatcttggctttcagacAGATTTCAGGATTTATCTGCAGCTGAGCCAGACCTGGCTGATCTTCA TGATTGTGCTGGCAGTGATGGAGGCTGTGATCATTTTGGTGTTGATCTTTTTGGGGAGGAGAGTGTGTATCGCCATCGCTTTGCTCAAAGAGGGAAGCAG GGCGATCAGTTACGTAACATCGACGTTATTTTATCCGATTATCACCTTCCTCTTGCTCGCAGTCTGTATTGCTTACTGGGCCACGACAGCTGT TTTTCTGGCCTCGTCTGGTGAAGCTGTGTATAAAGTGATTTCAGCACAACCAGACTGTAAATACAGCAATATGACCTGTGACCCTCag ACGTTCAGTCAGGGGAATGTGAGCAGTGTGTGTAGGGgttctcagtgtgtgtttgcgttttatggcggtgagagtgtgtatcATCGCTACATGGCGGTTCTGCAGCTGTGTAACGTGTTCGTGTTGCTGTGGTTGGTGAACTTCGTGCTGGCGTTGGGGCAGTGCACGCTCTCTGGCGCTTTCACCTCCTACTACTGGACCTTGAACAAACCTGCTGATATCCCAGCATGCCCTGTATCTGCCTCCTTCAGACGCACACTCAG GTTCCATACAGGTTCTCTGGCCTTCGGTTCTTTGATCCTGTCCACAGTTCAGTTCTTCCGCATCGTTCTGGAATACCTGGATCACAAATTGAAAG gtgttcATAATGCTCTTGCACGTTTCCTGCTCTGTTGCCTGAAATGCTGCTTTTGGTGTCTTGAGCACGTCATCAGGTTCATGAACAGAAACGCTTACATCATG attgcGATATTTGGGAGGAATTTCTGTGCCTCAGCGAGAGACGCCTTTTTCCTGCTGATGAGGAATGTGATGAG GGTGGCGGTGTTGGATAAAGTCACTGATTTCCTGCTGTTTCTGGGGAAAATCCTGATTTCAGGAAGTGtcg GCGTCCtcgcgttcttcttcttcactcgTCAAATTCCAGTGTTTCAGGAAAAAGTGCCATCACTGAACTATTACTGGGTCCCCCTGCTG ACGGTGGTGTTTGGATCGTATCTAGTGGCCCATGGCTTCTTTAGTGTCTACGCCATGTGTGTGGATACGCTGTTCCTCTGCTTCT tggtggatctggagaagAACGATGGCTCTGCATCTCGGCCGTACTACATGAGCAGCTCACTGAGGTCCATCCTGAACAACAAGAACCACCGGAGAACCGAGGAGAGGAAAAGGGGCGGAGCTCTGAGGAGGAAGTGA
- the slc44a5b gene encoding choline transporter-like protein 5-B isoform X1 gives MGRKTPLSPSYCGEPHKFDPKFRGPVRNRRCTDTLCCVFFVIIILSYIALGTVAWMHGDPRKVIYPTDSYGQFCGQQDTANENKAVLFYFNILQCANPAVLINLQCPTTQLCVSGCPDRFITYVDVQYSYSRNRSQWDYYRQFCRPGFNTPTKSVVQVIRDEDCPSMLVPSRPFLQRCFPDFITRNGTLTVANKTIFKDGLGKSRSVSELRDAAKRESSALSGRFRNFKSFLQTRGISGLLDAKEIGVKIFEDFARTWFWILIGLVITMVISLLFILLLRLMAGVLLWSVIFCLIGAVGYGIWHCYWEYRTLKGKPDADVSITDLGFQTDFRIYLQLSQTWLIFMIVLAVMEAVIILVLIFLGRRVCIAIALLKEGSRAISYVTSTLFYPIITFLLLAVCIAYWATTAVFLASSGEAVYKVISAQPDCKYSNMTCDPQTFSQGNVSSVCRGSQCVFAFYGGESVYHRYMAVLQLCNVFVLLWLVNFVLALGQCTLSGAFTSYYWTLNKPADIPACPVSASFRRTLRFHTGSLAFGSLILSTVQFFRIVLEYLDHKLKGVHNALARFLLCCLKCCFWCLEHVIRFMNRNAYIMIAIFGRNFCASARDAFFLLMRNVMRVAVLDKVTDFLLFLGKILISGSVGVLAFFFFTRQIPVFQEKVPSLNYYWVPLLTVVFGSYLVAHGFFSVYAMCVDTLFLCFLVDLEKNDGSASRPYYMSSSLRSILNNKNHRRTEERKRGGALRRK, from the exons GTGAACCTCACAAGTTTGATCCGAAGTTCAGAGGACCTGTTCGCAACAg GCGCTGTACAGACACGCTCTGCTGTGTCTTCtttgtcatcatcatcctcagctACATTGCTCTGGGAACAGTTG catggaTGCATGGTGACCCTCGGAAAGTGATTTACCCCACAGACAGTTATGGCCAGTTCTGTGGCCAACAGGATACCGCTaatga AAATAAAGCCGTACTGTTTTACTTCAACATTTTACAGTGTGCTAATCCAGCAGTGCTCATCAACCTGCAGTGTCCTACAACACAG ttgtgtgtgtcagggtgtcCGGACAGGTTTATTACATATGTGGATGTACAGTATAGTTACAGCAGGAACCGGAGTCAGTGGGATTATTACAGACAGTTCTGCAGACCTGGATTCAACACGCCCACTAAG TCTGTTGTTCAGGTGATCAGAGATGAAGATTGTCCCTCGATGCTCGTTCCCAGCAGACCTT tcctGCAGAGGTGTTTCCCTGATTTCATCACCAGAAATGGCACTTTAACCGTCGCCAACAAAACCATCTTTAAAGATGGACTGGGTAAAAGCAGGAGTGTTTCTGAGCTGAGAGACGCCGCCAA GCGAGAGTCGTCAGCTTTGTCAGG CAGATTCAGAAATTTCAAAAGTTTCCTTCAAACTCG CGGTATTTCCGGTCTGCTGGATGCTAAAGAGATCGGAGTGAAGATCTTTGAGGACTTCGCCAGAACCTGGTTCTGGATTCTAAT agGTCTGGTCATTACCATGGTGATCAGTCTGCTGTTTATTCTCCTCCTGAGACTGATGGCTGGAGTCTTACTGTGGAgtgtgatattttgtttaattggtgCAGTGGGAtatg GGATCTGGCACTGTTACTGGGAGTACAGGACTCTGAAAGGGAAACCTGATGCTGATGTGTCCATcactgatcttggctttcagacAGATTTCAGGATTTATCTGCAGCTGAGCCAGACCTGGCTGATCTTCA TGATTGTGCTGGCAGTGATGGAGGCTGTGATCATTTTGGTGTTGATCTTTTTGGGGAGGAGAGTGTGTATCGCCATCGCTTTGCTCAAAGAGGGAAGCAG GGCGATCAGTTACGTAACATCGACGTTATTTTATCCGATTATCACCTTCCTCTTGCTCGCAGTCTGTATTGCTTACTGGGCCACGACAGCTGT TTTTCTGGCCTCGTCTGGTGAAGCTGTGTATAAAGTGATTTCAGCACAACCAGACTGTAAATACAGCAATATGACCTGTGACCCTCag ACGTTCAGTCAGGGGAATGTGAGCAGTGTGTGTAGGGgttctcagtgtgtgtttgcgttttatggcggtgagagtgtgtatcATCGCTACATGGCGGTTCTGCAGCTGTGTAACGTGTTCGTGTTGCTGTGGTTGGTGAACTTCGTGCTGGCGTTGGGGCAGTGCACGCTCTCTGGCGCTTTCACCTCCTACTACTGGACCTTGAACAAACCTGCTGATATCCCAGCATGCCCTGTATCTGCCTCCTTCAGACGCACACTCAG GTTCCATACAGGTTCTCTGGCCTTCGGTTCTTTGATCCTGTCCACAGTTCAGTTCTTCCGCATCGTTCTGGAATACCTGGATCACAAATTGAAAG gtgttcATAATGCTCTTGCACGTTTCCTGCTCTGTTGCCTGAAATGCTGCTTTTGGTGTCTTGAGCACGTCATCAGGTTCATGAACAGAAACGCTTACATCATG attgcGATATTTGGGAGGAATTTCTGTGCCTCAGCGAGAGACGCCTTTTTCCTGCTGATGAGGAATGTGATGAG GGTGGCGGTGTTGGATAAAGTCACTGATTTCCTGCTGTTTCTGGGGAAAATCCTGATTTCAGGAAGTGtcg GCGTCCtcgcgttcttcttcttcactcgTCAAATTCCAGTGTTTCAGGAAAAAGTGCCATCACTGAACTATTACTGGGTCCCCCTGCTG ACGGTGGTGTTTGGATCGTATCTAGTGGCCCATGGCTTCTTTAGTGTCTACGCCATGTGTGTGGATACGCTGTTCCTCTGCTTCT tggtggatctggagaagAACGATGGCTCTGCATCTCGGCCGTACTACATGAGCAGCTCACTGAGGTCCATCCTGAACAACAAGAACCACCGGAGAACCGAGGAGAGGAAAAGGGGCGGAGCTCTGAGGAGGAAGTGA
- the slc44a5b gene encoding choline transporter-like protein 5-B isoform X2, with the protein MGRKTPLSPSYCGEPHKFDPKFRGPVRNRRCTDTLCCVFFVIIILSYIALGTVAWMHGDPRKVIYPTDSYGQFCGQQDTANENKAVLFYFNILQCANPAVLINLQCPTTQLCVSGCPDRFITYVDVQYSYSRNRSQWDYYRQFCRPGFNTPTKSVVQVIRDEDCPSMLVPSRPFLQRCFPDFITRNGTLTVANKTIFKDGLGKSRSVSELRDAAKRESSALSGFRNFKSFLQTRGISGLLDAKEIGVKIFEDFARTWFWILIGLVITMVISLLFILLLRLMAGVLLWSVIFCLIGAVGYGIWHCYWEYRTLKGKPDADVSITDLGFQTDFRIYLQLSQTWLIFMIVLAVMEAVIILVLIFLGRRVCIAIALLKEGSRAISYVTSTLFYPIITFLLLAVCIAYWATTAVFLASSGEAVYKVISAQPDCKYSNMTCDPQTFSQGNVSSVCRGSQCVFAFYGGESVYHRYMAVLQLCNVFVLLWLVNFVLALGQCTLSGAFTSYYWTLNKPADIPACPVSASFRRTLRFHTGSLAFGSLILSTVQFFRIVLEYLDHKLKGVHNALARFLLCCLKCCFWCLEHVIRFMNRNAYIMIAIFGRNFCASARDAFFLLMRNVMRVAVLDKVTDFLLFLGKILISGSVGVLAFFFFTRQIPVFQEKVPSLNYYWVPLLTVVFGSYLVAHGFFSVYAMCVDTLFLCFLVDLEKNDGSASRPYYMSSSLRSILNNKNHRRTEERKRGGALRRK; encoded by the exons GTGAACCTCACAAGTTTGATCCGAAGTTCAGAGGACCTGTTCGCAACAg GCGCTGTACAGACACGCTCTGCTGTGTCTTCtttgtcatcatcatcctcagctACATTGCTCTGGGAACAGTTG catggaTGCATGGTGACCCTCGGAAAGTGATTTACCCCACAGACAGTTATGGCCAGTTCTGTGGCCAACAGGATACCGCTaatga AAATAAAGCCGTACTGTTTTACTTCAACATTTTACAGTGTGCTAATCCAGCAGTGCTCATCAACCTGCAGTGTCCTACAACACAG ttgtgtgtgtcagggtgtcCGGACAGGTTTATTACATATGTGGATGTACAGTATAGTTACAGCAGGAACCGGAGTCAGTGGGATTATTACAGACAGTTCTGCAGACCTGGATTCAACACGCCCACTAAG TCTGTTGTTCAGGTGATCAGAGATGAAGATTGTCCCTCGATGCTCGTTCCCAGCAGACCTT tcctGCAGAGGTGTTTCCCTGATTTCATCACCAGAAATGGCACTTTAACCGTCGCCAACAAAACCATCTTTAAAGATGGACTGGGTAAAAGCAGGAGTGTTTCTGAGCTGAGAGACGCCGCCAA GCGAGAGTCGTCAGCTTTGTCAGG ATTCAGAAATTTCAAAAGTTTCCTTCAAACTCG CGGTATTTCCGGTCTGCTGGATGCTAAAGAGATCGGAGTGAAGATCTTTGAGGACTTCGCCAGAACCTGGTTCTGGATTCTAAT agGTCTGGTCATTACCATGGTGATCAGTCTGCTGTTTATTCTCCTCCTGAGACTGATGGCTGGAGTCTTACTGTGGAgtgtgatattttgtttaattggtgCAGTGGGAtatg GGATCTGGCACTGTTACTGGGAGTACAGGACTCTGAAAGGGAAACCTGATGCTGATGTGTCCATcactgatcttggctttcagacAGATTTCAGGATTTATCTGCAGCTGAGCCAGACCTGGCTGATCTTCA TGATTGTGCTGGCAGTGATGGAGGCTGTGATCATTTTGGTGTTGATCTTTTTGGGGAGGAGAGTGTGTATCGCCATCGCTTTGCTCAAAGAGGGAAGCAG GGCGATCAGTTACGTAACATCGACGTTATTTTATCCGATTATCACCTTCCTCTTGCTCGCAGTCTGTATTGCTTACTGGGCCACGACAGCTGT TTTTCTGGCCTCGTCTGGTGAAGCTGTGTATAAAGTGATTTCAGCACAACCAGACTGTAAATACAGCAATATGACCTGTGACCCTCag ACGTTCAGTCAGGGGAATGTGAGCAGTGTGTGTAGGGgttctcagtgtgtgtttgcgttttatggcggtgagagtgtgtatcATCGCTACATGGCGGTTCTGCAGCTGTGTAACGTGTTCGTGTTGCTGTGGTTGGTGAACTTCGTGCTGGCGTTGGGGCAGTGCACGCTCTCTGGCGCTTTCACCTCCTACTACTGGACCTTGAACAAACCTGCTGATATCCCAGCATGCCCTGTATCTGCCTCCTTCAGACGCACACTCAG GTTCCATACAGGTTCTCTGGCCTTCGGTTCTTTGATCCTGTCCACAGTTCAGTTCTTCCGCATCGTTCTGGAATACCTGGATCACAAATTGAAAG gtgttcATAATGCTCTTGCACGTTTCCTGCTCTGTTGCCTGAAATGCTGCTTTTGGTGTCTTGAGCACGTCATCAGGTTCATGAACAGAAACGCTTACATCATG attgcGATATTTGGGAGGAATTTCTGTGCCTCAGCGAGAGACGCCTTTTTCCTGCTGATGAGGAATGTGATGAG GGTGGCGGTGTTGGATAAAGTCACTGATTTCCTGCTGTTTCTGGGGAAAATCCTGATTTCAGGAAGTGtcg GCGTCCtcgcgttcttcttcttcactcgTCAAATTCCAGTGTTTCAGGAAAAAGTGCCATCACTGAACTATTACTGGGTCCCCCTGCTG ACGGTGGTGTTTGGATCGTATCTAGTGGCCCATGGCTTCTTTAGTGTCTACGCCATGTGTGTGGATACGCTGTTCCTCTGCTTCT tggtggatctggagaagAACGATGGCTCTGCATCTCGGCCGTACTACATGAGCAGCTCACTGAGGTCCATCCTGAACAACAAGAACCACCGGAGAACCGAGGAGAGGAAAAGGGGCGGAGCTCTGAGGAGGAAGTGA